A genomic stretch from Bosea sp. F3-2 includes:
- a CDS encoding DUF2232 domain-containing protein gives MIPIVGIGAGLVSALLFSVVITGSPLAALLYSAAPLPIFIASLGWNHRSGLFATAAGALAVAVALAPTGGIAFALIIGLPAWWIAYLALLARGDAQGGVEWYPLGNLLLWIAATAALATVGSALVMTTDYETYRSVIARMIENLLNEMVRGKLIALPADVQVQELAQNLAPAVPLGIGASFVTTITANLWLAARTVKMSDRLPRPWPFIPSASLPRQALLLLAAAAVVAALGGFIGVAAIALVGALFAAFMFSGLCLLHDISRGRPWRLPMLVSVYVALIVMQAVLTPLLALVGLVDTLLGLRKRAALPPPPTHS, from the coding sequence ATGATTCCGATTGTCGGCATCGGCGCGGGCCTCGTTTCGGCCTTGCTCTTCTCAGTGGTGATCACCGGATCGCCGCTGGCGGCCCTGCTGTATTCTGCCGCCCCCCTCCCGATCTTCATCGCCTCGCTCGGCTGGAACCACCGTTCCGGACTGTTCGCCACGGCTGCCGGCGCGCTCGCCGTCGCCGTCGCGCTCGCGCCGACGGGCGGCATCGCCTTCGCCTTGATCATCGGCCTGCCAGCCTGGTGGATCGCCTATCTCGCTTTGCTCGCCCGCGGCGACGCCCAGGGCGGAGTCGAATGGTACCCGCTCGGCAACCTGCTGCTCTGGATCGCCGCCACCGCCGCGCTTGCCACCGTCGGCAGCGCGCTGGTGATGACCACCGATTACGAGACCTATCGCTCGGTGATCGCGCGCATGATCGAGAACCTGCTGAACGAGATGGTGCGCGGCAAGCTGATCGCGCTACCGGCCGACGTCCAGGTTCAGGAACTCGCGCAGAACCTGGCACCTGCGGTGCCGCTCGGCATCGGTGCCTCCTTCGTCACCACCATCACCGCCAATCTCTGGCTGGCGGCGCGCACCGTGAAGATGTCCGACCGACTGCCGCGCCCCTGGCCCTTCATTCCATCGGCCTCCCTGCCGCGCCAGGCGCTGCTGCTCCTGGCCGCCGCTGCCGTGGTCGCGGCGTTGGGCGGCTTTATCGGCGTCGCTGCGATCGCCCTGGTCGGCGCGCTGTTCGCCGCCTTCATGTTCAGCGGACTTTGCCTGCTGCACGACATCTCGCGCGGCCGCCCCTGGCGGCTGCCGATGCTGGTCTCGGTCTATGTCGCGCTCATCGTGATGCAGGCCGTGCTGACGCCGCTGCTCGCGCTCGTCGGCCTCGTCGACACGCTTCTCGGCCTGCGCAAGCGGGCCGCGCTGCCGCCTCCGCCTACCCATTCCTGA
- the rpsR gene encoding 30S ribosomal protein S18, producing MSTASAGARRPFFRRRKSCPFSGEGAPKIDYKDVRLLSRYISERGKIVPSRITAVSAKKQRELAQAIKRARFLGLLPYVIR from the coding sequence CGTCGCCCCTTCTTCCGCCGCCGCAAGTCCTGCCCGTTCTCGGGCGAAGGCGCTCCGAAGATCGACTATAAGGACGTCCGTCTGCTCTCGCGCTACATCTCCGAGCGCGGCAAGATCGTGCCGTCCCGCATCACGGCGGTCTCCGCCAAGAAGCAGCGCGAGCTCGCCCAGGCGATCAAGCGCGCCCGCTTCCTCGGCCTGCTGCCCTACGTCATCCGCTGA